A single Perognathus longimembris pacificus isolate PPM17 chromosome 17, ASM2315922v1, whole genome shotgun sequence DNA region contains:
- the Per1 gene encoding period circadian protein homolog 1 isoform X5, whose product MQPASPPHGAPTRLRAGTAAGRRLEALEQHQVLAVIALFNFQRQSLHFTLNQASRPPCASVVASPPSLFSSCPPPHGPVMSGPLEGADGGGNPRPEESFCSGGAPSPGPPQHRPCPGPSLADDTDANSNGSSGNESNGHESRGASQRSSHSSSSGNGKDSALLETTESSKSTNSQSPSPPSSSIAYSLLSASSEQDNPSTSGCSSEQSARARTQKELMTALRELKLRLPPERRGKGRSGTLATLQYALACVKQVQANQEYYQQWSLEEGEPCAMDMSTYTLEELEHITSEYTLRNQDTFSVAVSFLTGRIVYISEQAGVLLRCKRDVFRGARFSELLAPQDVGVFYGSTAPSRLPTWGPGASAGSGLKDFTQEKSVFCRIRGGPDRDPGPRYQPFRLTPYVTKIRVSDGAPAQPCCLLIAERIHSGYEAPRIPPDKRIFTTRHTPSCLFQDVDERAAPLLGYLPQDLLGAPVLLFLHPEDRPLMLAIHKKILQLAGQPFDHSPIRFCARNGEYVTMDTSWAGFVHPWSRKVAFVLGRHKVRTAPLNEDVFTPPAPSPALSLDSDIQELSEQIHRLLLQPVHSSSPTGLCGVGPMTSPGPLHSPGSSSDSNGGDAEGPGPPAPVTFQQICKDVHLVKHQGQQLFIESRARPPPRPRLPATNIFKAKALPSQSPDPELETAPAPIQSSLALAPEEAERKEASSCSYQQINCLDSILRYLESCNIPSTTKRKCASSSSYTASSASDDDKQRTGPVPVGAKKDPSSAVLSGEGATPRKEPVVGGTLSPLTLANKAESVVSVTSQCSFSSTIVHVGDKKPPESDIVMMEELPSLAPGPAPSPAPSPTVIPDPAPDAYRPVGLTKAVLSLHTQKEEQAFLSRFRDLSRLRGLDSSSAAPSAPGERGCHHGPAPLGRRHHCRSKAKRSRHHQTPRAEAPCYVSHPSSVPPSGPWPPPPATTPFPAVVQPYPLPVFSPRGGSQSLPVPTPVSPTAFPSPLVTPVVALVLPNYLFPTPSGYPCGVPQVPAEGPPTPASHSPSPSLPPLPPSPMHRPDSPLFNSRCSSPLQLNLLQLEEPPRMEGAAAAGAPGSSAGPPPPSEEAAEPEARLVARTSL is encoded by the exons ATGCAACCCGCCTCCCCGCCTCACGGAGCTCCTACTCGGTTACGGGCTGGAACGGCAGCAGGCAGGCGGCTGGAGGCGCTCGAACAGCACCAG GTACTCGCTGTAATCGCACTTTTCAACTTTCAGCGACAAAGCCTCCATTTTACTCTCAACCAGGCCTCAAGGCCCCCTTGTGCATCCGTGGTGGCCTCACCACCCTCCCTGTTCTCCTCGTGCCCTCCTCCCCATGGCCCAGTTATGAGTGGTCCCCTGGAAGGGGCTGATGGGGGAGGAAACCCTAGGCCCGAAGAATCTTTTTGTTCTGGAGGAGCCCCGTCCCCTGGACCCCCACAGCATCGGCCTTGCCCGGGCCCCAGCCTGGCTGATGATACCGATGCCAACAGCAATGGCTCAAGCGGCAACGAGTCCAATGGACATGAGTCCAGGGGTGCATCTCAAAGGAGCTCGCATAGCTCCTCCTCTGGCAATGGCAAGGACTCAGCCCTGTTGGAGACCACTGAGAGCAGCAAGag CACAAACTCTCAGAGCCCATCCCCACCCAGCAGTTCCATTGCCTATAGCCTGCTGAGTGCCAGCTCCGAGCAAGATAACCCATCTACCAGTGGCTGCAG CAGTGAACAGTCAGCCAGAGCAAGAACCCAGAAGGAACTCATGACTGCCCTTCGGGAGCTCAAGCTTAGACTACCACCTGAGCGTCGGGGCAAGGGCCGCTCTGGGACTCTGGCCACTCTACAGTATGCACTGGCCTGTGTCAAGCAAGTGCAGG CTAACCAGGAGTACTACCAGCAGTGGAGCCTGGAGGAAGGTGAGCCTTGTGCCATGGACATGTCTACCTACACGTTGGAGGAGCTGGAGCACATCACATCTGAATACACGCTTCGCAACCAG GATACCTTCTCTGTGGCTGTCTCCTTCCTGACTGGCCGAATCGTCTACATTTCAGAGCAGGCAGGTGTCCTGCTGCGTTGCAAGCGGGATGTTTTCCGAGGTGCCCGCTTCTCAGAGCTCTTGGCTCCCCAGGATGTGGGTGTCTTCTATGGCTCCACTGCCCCATCTCGTCTGCCCACCTGGGGTCCTGGGGCCTCTGCAG GTTcaggtctcaaggactttacccAGGAGAAGTCTGTCTTCTGCCGTATCAG GGGTGGTCCTGATCGGGATCCAGGGCCTCGGTATCAGCCATTCCGCCTAACTCCATATGTGACCAAGATTCGGGTCTCAGATGGGGCCCCTGCGCAGCCATGCTGCCTGCTCATTGCAGAGCGTATTCACTCGGGTTATGAAG CTCCTCGGATCCCGCCTGATAAGAGGATCTTCACTACCAGGCACACACCTAGCTGCCTCTTCCAGGACGTGGATGAAAG GGCTGCCCCACTGCTGGGCTACCTGCCCCAGGACCTCCTGGGGGCCCCAGTGCTCCTGTTCCTCCATCCTGAGGACCGACCTCTCATGCTGGCCATCCACAAGAAGA TCCTGCAGCTGGCTGGGCAGCCCTTTGACCACTCCCCTATTCGCTTCTGTGCCCGCAATGGAGAATATGTCACCATGGACACCAGCTGGGCAGGCTTTGTGCATCCTTGGAGCCGTAAGGTGGCTTTTGTATTGGGCCGCCACAAAGTTCGCAC TGCCCCCCTGAATGAAGATGTGTTCACTCCCCCGGCCCCGAGCCCAGCTCTATCCCTGGACTCTGATATCCAGGAGCTCTCAGAGCAGATCCATCGTCTGCTATTGCAG CCTGTTCACAGCTCCAGCCCCACAGGGCTGTGTGGAGTTGGCCCTATGACATCCCCAGGCCCTCTCCACAGCCCTGGCTCCTCCAGTGATAGCAATGGAGGGGATGCCGAGGGGCCTGGACCTCCTGCTCCA GTAACTTTTCAGCAAATCTGTAAGGATGTCCATCTGGTGAAACATCAGGGACAGCAGCTCTTCATTGAGTCCCGGGCCCGGCCTCCACCCCGGCCTCGTCTCCCTG CTACAAACatattcaaggccaaggcccttcCAAGCCAGTCTCCTGACCCAGAGCTGGAAACAGCCCCTGCTCCCATCCAGTCCTCACTAGCCTTAGCCCCTGAGGAGGCCGAGAGGAAAGAAGCCTCCAGCTGTTCTTACCAGCAAATAAATTGTCTGGACAGCATCCTCAG GTACCTGGAAAGCTGCAACATCCCCAGCACGACCAAGCGTAAAtgtgcctcttcttcctcctacaCCGCCTCCTCAGCCTCTGACGATGACAAGCAGAGGACAGGTCCAGTCCCTGTGGGGGCCAAGAAAG ATCCTTCGTCGGCAGTGCTGTCTGGGGAGGGGGCCACTCCTCGGAAGGAGCCAGTGGTGGGAGGCACCCTGAGCCCGCTCACCCTGGCCAATAAGGCGGAGAGCGTGGTGTCCGTCACCAGTCAGTGTAGCTTCAGCTCCACCATCGTGCATGTAGGAGACAAGAAGCCCCCGGAGTCGG ATATTGTTATGATGGAAGAACTGCCTAgtctagccccaggaccagcccccagcccagcccccagccccactgTCATCCCCGACCCAGCTCCAGATGCCTACCGCCCGGTGGGCCTGACGAAGGCTGTACTGTCCCTGCAcacacagaaggaggaacaagCCTTTCTTAGCCGGTTCCGAGACCTCAGCAGGCTTCGTGGACTCGACAGCTCTTCTGCAGCCCCCTCAGCCCCTGGGGAGCGAG GCTGCCACCATGGCCCCGCACCCCTTGGCCGCCGACACCACTGCCGATCCAAAGCCAAGCGCTCACGCCACCATCAGACCCCCCGGGCTGAAGCCCCTTGCTATGTCTCCCACCCCTCATCTGTGCCCCCTTCTGGCCCCTGGCCCCCTCCACCAGCCACTACTCCCTTCCCAGCAGTGGTCCAGCCCTACCCTCTGCCAGTGTTCTCTCCTCGAGGAGGCTCTCAATCTCTCCCAGTCCCCACCCCTGTATCCCCGactgctttcccttccccactcGTGACCCCAGTGGTAGCCTTGGTACTCCCGAACTACCTATTCCCGACCCCATCTGGCTATCCCTGTGGGGTACCCCAGGTCCCTGCTGAGGGGCCCCCTACTCCTGCCTCCCACTCACCCTCCCCATCGCTGCCCCCACTACCCCCCAGTCCCATGCACCGCCCAGATTCCCCACTGTTCAATTCAAGATGCAGCTCCCCACTCCAGCTCAACTTGCTGCAGCTTGAGGAGCCCCCCCGTATGGAGGGGGCTGCTGCTGCAGGGGCCCCTGGGAGCAGTGCTGGGCCCCCGCCTCCCAGTGAGGAGGCCGCTGAGCCAGAGGCCAGACTG GTGGCGAGGACATCCCTGTAA
- the Per1 gene encoding period circadian protein homolog 1 isoform X3, with the protein MQPASPPHGAPTRLRAGTAAGRRLEALEQHQVLAVIALFNFQRQSLHFTLNQASRPPCASVVASPPSLFSSCPPPHGPVMSGPLEGADGGGNPRPEESFCSGGAPSPGPPQHRPCPGPSLADDTDANSNGSSGNESNGHESRGASQRSSHSSSSGNGKDSALLETTESSKSTNSQSPSPPSSSIAYSLLSASSEQDNPSTSGCSSEQSARARTQKELMTALRELKLRLPPERRGKGRSGTLATLQYALACVKQVQANQEYYQQWSLEEGEPCAMDMSTYTLEELEHITSEYTLRNQDTFSVAVSFLTGRIVYISEQAGVLLRCKRDVFRGARFSELLAPQDVGVFYGSTAPSRLPTWGPGASAGSGLKDFTQEKSVFCRIRGGPDRDPGPRYQPFRLTPYVTKIRVSDGAPAQPCCLLIAERIHSGYEAPRIPPDKRIFTTRHTPSCLFQDVDERAAPLLGYLPQDLLGAPVLLFLHPEDRPLMLAIHKKILQLAGQPFDHSPIRFCARNGEYVTMDTSWAGFVHPWSRKVAFVLGRHKVRTAPLNEDVFTPPAPSPALSLDSDIQELSEQIHRLLLQPVHSSSPTGLCGVGPMTSPGPLHSPGSSSDSNGGDAEGPGPPAPVTFQQICKDVHLVKHQGQQLFIESRARPPPRPRLPATNIFKAKALPSQSPDPELETAPAPIQSSLALAPEEAERKEASSCSYQQINCLDSILRYLESCNIPSTTKRKCASSSSYTASSASDDDKQRTGPVPVGAKKDIVMMEELPSLAPGPAPSPAPSPTVIPDPAPDAYRPVGLTKAVLSLHTQKEEQAFLSRFRDLSRLRGLDSSSAAPSAPGERGCHHGPAPLGRRHHCRSKAKRSRHHQTPRAEAPCYVSHPSSVPPSGPWPPPPATTPFPAVVQPYPLPVFSPRGGSQSLPVPTPVSPTAFPSPLVTPVVALVLPNYLFPTPSGYPCGVPQVPAEGPPTPASHSPSPSLPPLPPSPMHRPDSPLFNSRCSSPLQLNLLQLEEPPRMEGAAAAGAPGSSAGPPPPSEEAAEPEARLVEVTESSNQDALSGSSDLLELLLQEDSRSGTGSAASGSLGSGLGSGSGSGSHEGGSTSASITRSSQSSHTSKYFGSIDSSEAEAGAAQARAEPGDQVIKYVLQDPIWLLMANADQHVMMTYQVPSRDMASVLKQDRERLRAMQKQQPRFSEDQRRELGAVHSWVRKGQLPRALDVMACVDCGSSTQDPGHSGEPLFSELDGLGLEPMEEGGGEGGNGGGGGGGEGEGIEETQAQVEAKVSSSQDSAMEEEEQGGNSFSPALPATENGTS; encoded by the exons ATGCAACCCGCCTCCCCGCCTCACGGAGCTCCTACTCGGTTACGGGCTGGAACGGCAGCAGGCAGGCGGCTGGAGGCGCTCGAACAGCACCAG GTACTCGCTGTAATCGCACTTTTCAACTTTCAGCGACAAAGCCTCCATTTTACTCTCAACCAGGCCTCAAGGCCCCCTTGTGCATCCGTGGTGGCCTCACCACCCTCCCTGTTCTCCTCGTGCCCTCCTCCCCATGGCCCAGTTATGAGTGGTCCCCTGGAAGGGGCTGATGGGGGAGGAAACCCTAGGCCCGAAGAATCTTTTTGTTCTGGAGGAGCCCCGTCCCCTGGACCCCCACAGCATCGGCCTTGCCCGGGCCCCAGCCTGGCTGATGATACCGATGCCAACAGCAATGGCTCAAGCGGCAACGAGTCCAATGGACATGAGTCCAGGGGTGCATCTCAAAGGAGCTCGCATAGCTCCTCCTCTGGCAATGGCAAGGACTCAGCCCTGTTGGAGACCACTGAGAGCAGCAAGag CACAAACTCTCAGAGCCCATCCCCACCCAGCAGTTCCATTGCCTATAGCCTGCTGAGTGCCAGCTCCGAGCAAGATAACCCATCTACCAGTGGCTGCAG CAGTGAACAGTCAGCCAGAGCAAGAACCCAGAAGGAACTCATGACTGCCCTTCGGGAGCTCAAGCTTAGACTACCACCTGAGCGTCGGGGCAAGGGCCGCTCTGGGACTCTGGCCACTCTACAGTATGCACTGGCCTGTGTCAAGCAAGTGCAGG CTAACCAGGAGTACTACCAGCAGTGGAGCCTGGAGGAAGGTGAGCCTTGTGCCATGGACATGTCTACCTACACGTTGGAGGAGCTGGAGCACATCACATCTGAATACACGCTTCGCAACCAG GATACCTTCTCTGTGGCTGTCTCCTTCCTGACTGGCCGAATCGTCTACATTTCAGAGCAGGCAGGTGTCCTGCTGCGTTGCAAGCGGGATGTTTTCCGAGGTGCCCGCTTCTCAGAGCTCTTGGCTCCCCAGGATGTGGGTGTCTTCTATGGCTCCACTGCCCCATCTCGTCTGCCCACCTGGGGTCCTGGGGCCTCTGCAG GTTcaggtctcaaggactttacccAGGAGAAGTCTGTCTTCTGCCGTATCAG GGGTGGTCCTGATCGGGATCCAGGGCCTCGGTATCAGCCATTCCGCCTAACTCCATATGTGACCAAGATTCGGGTCTCAGATGGGGCCCCTGCGCAGCCATGCTGCCTGCTCATTGCAGAGCGTATTCACTCGGGTTATGAAG CTCCTCGGATCCCGCCTGATAAGAGGATCTTCACTACCAGGCACACACCTAGCTGCCTCTTCCAGGACGTGGATGAAAG GGCTGCCCCACTGCTGGGCTACCTGCCCCAGGACCTCCTGGGGGCCCCAGTGCTCCTGTTCCTCCATCCTGAGGACCGACCTCTCATGCTGGCCATCCACAAGAAGA TCCTGCAGCTGGCTGGGCAGCCCTTTGACCACTCCCCTATTCGCTTCTGTGCCCGCAATGGAGAATATGTCACCATGGACACCAGCTGGGCAGGCTTTGTGCATCCTTGGAGCCGTAAGGTGGCTTTTGTATTGGGCCGCCACAAAGTTCGCAC TGCCCCCCTGAATGAAGATGTGTTCACTCCCCCGGCCCCGAGCCCAGCTCTATCCCTGGACTCTGATATCCAGGAGCTCTCAGAGCAGATCCATCGTCTGCTATTGCAG CCTGTTCACAGCTCCAGCCCCACAGGGCTGTGTGGAGTTGGCCCTATGACATCCCCAGGCCCTCTCCACAGCCCTGGCTCCTCCAGTGATAGCAATGGAGGGGATGCCGAGGGGCCTGGACCTCCTGCTCCA GTAACTTTTCAGCAAATCTGTAAGGATGTCCATCTGGTGAAACATCAGGGACAGCAGCTCTTCATTGAGTCCCGGGCCCGGCCTCCACCCCGGCCTCGTCTCCCTG CTACAAACatattcaaggccaaggcccttcCAAGCCAGTCTCCTGACCCAGAGCTGGAAACAGCCCCTGCTCCCATCCAGTCCTCACTAGCCTTAGCCCCTGAGGAGGCCGAGAGGAAAGAAGCCTCCAGCTGTTCTTACCAGCAAATAAATTGTCTGGACAGCATCCTCAG GTACCTGGAAAGCTGCAACATCCCCAGCACGACCAAGCGTAAAtgtgcctcttcttcctcctacaCCGCCTCCTCAGCCTCTGACGATGACAAGCAGAGGACAGGTCCAGTCCCTGTGGGGGCCAAGAAAG ATATTGTTATGATGGAAGAACTGCCTAgtctagccccaggaccagcccccagcccagcccccagccccactgTCATCCCCGACCCAGCTCCAGATGCCTACCGCCCGGTGGGCCTGACGAAGGCTGTACTGTCCCTGCAcacacagaaggaggaacaagCCTTTCTTAGCCGGTTCCGAGACCTCAGCAGGCTTCGTGGACTCGACAGCTCTTCTGCAGCCCCCTCAGCCCCTGGGGAGCGAG GCTGCCACCATGGCCCCGCACCCCTTGGCCGCCGACACCACTGCCGATCCAAAGCCAAGCGCTCACGCCACCATCAGACCCCCCGGGCTGAAGCCCCTTGCTATGTCTCCCACCCCTCATCTGTGCCCCCTTCTGGCCCCTGGCCCCCTCCACCAGCCACTACTCCCTTCCCAGCAGTGGTCCAGCCCTACCCTCTGCCAGTGTTCTCTCCTCGAGGAGGCTCTCAATCTCTCCCAGTCCCCACCCCTGTATCCCCGactgctttcccttccccactcGTGACCCCAGTGGTAGCCTTGGTACTCCCGAACTACCTATTCCCGACCCCATCTGGCTATCCCTGTGGGGTACCCCAGGTCCCTGCTGAGGGGCCCCCTACTCCTGCCTCCCACTCACCCTCCCCATCGCTGCCCCCACTACCCCCCAGTCCCATGCACCGCCCAGATTCCCCACTGTTCAATTCAAGATGCAGCTCCCCACTCCAGCTCAACTTGCTGCAGCTTGAGGAGCCCCCCCGTATGGAGGGGGCTGCTGCTGCAGGGGCCCCTGGGAGCAGTGCTGGGCCCCCGCCTCCCAGTGAGGAGGCCGCTGAGCCAGAGGCCAGACTG GTGGAGGTAACTGAGTCCTCCAATCAGGATGCGCTCTCTGGCTCCAGTGATctgctggagctgctgctgcAAGAGGACTCCAGATCTGGCACAGGCTCCGCAGCCTCAGGCTCTCTGGGCTCCGGCTTGGGCTCCGGGTCTGGTTCTGGCTCCCATGAAGGGGGCAGTACCTCAGCCAGCATCACTC GCAGCAGTCAAAGCAGCCATACAAGCAAGTACTTCGGCAGCATTGACTCTTCGGAGGCTGAGGCTGGCGCTGCTCAGGCCAGGGCTGAGCCTGGAGACCAAGTCATTAAGTATGTGCTCCAGGATCCCATCTGGCTGCTCATGGCCAATGCTGACCAGCATGTCATGATGACCTACCAGGTGCCCTCCAG GGACATGGCCTCTGTGCTGAAGCAGGACCGGGAGCGGCTTCGGGCCATGCAGAAACAACAGCCTCGGTTCTCAGAGGACCAGCGGCGCGAACTGGGTGCCGTGCATTCCTGGGTTCGGAAAGGCCAGCTGCCTCGAGCTCTTGATGTGATG gcctgtgtggactgtggtagcagcacccaagaccctgggCACTCTGGCGAACCACTCTTCTCTGAGCTTGATGGACTGGGGCTGGAGCCCATGGAGGAGGGTGGAGGCGAGGGGggtaatgggggtgggggtgggggtggtgagggTGAGGGCATCGAGGAGACTCAGGCCCAAGTTGAGGCCAAGGTCTCAAGTTCTCAGGACTCTGCCATGGAGGAAGAAGAACAAGGTGGGAACTCATTCAGTCCAGCCTTACCTGCTACAGAAAATGGTACCAGCTAG
- the Per1 gene encoding period circadian protein homolog 1 isoform X4, protein MSGPLEGADGGGNPRPEESFCSGGAPSPGPPQHRPCPGPSLADDTDANSNGSSGNESNGHESRGASQRSSHSSSSGNGKDSALLETTESSKSTNSQSPSPPSSSIAYSLLSASSEQDNPSTSGCSSEQSARARTQKELMTALRELKLRLPPERRGKGRSGTLATLQYALACVKQVQANQEYYQQWSLEEGEPCAMDMSTYTLEELEHITSEYTLRNQDTFSVAVSFLTGRIVYISEQAGVLLRCKRDVFRGARFSELLAPQDVGVFYGSTAPSRLPTWGPGASAGSGLKDFTQEKSVFCRIRGGPDRDPGPRYQPFRLTPYVTKIRVSDGAPAQPCCLLIAERIHSGYEAPRIPPDKRIFTTRHTPSCLFQDVDERAAPLLGYLPQDLLGAPVLLFLHPEDRPLMLAIHKKILQLAGQPFDHSPIRFCARNGEYVTMDTSWAGFVHPWSRKVAFVLGRHKVRTAPLNEDVFTPPAPSPALSLDSDIQELSEQIHRLLLQPVHSSSPTGLCGVGPMTSPGPLHSPGSSSDSNGGDAEGPGPPAPVTFQQICKDVHLVKHQGQQLFIESRARPPPRPRLPATNIFKAKALPSQSPDPELETAPAPIQSSLALAPEEAERKEASSCSYQQINCLDSILRYLESCNIPSTTKRKCASSSSYTASSASDDDKQRTGPVPVGAKKDPSSAVLSGEGATPRKEPVVGGTLSPLTLANKAESVVSVTSQCSFSSTIVHVGDKKPPESDIVMMEELPSLAPGPAPSPAPSPTVIPDPAPDAYRPVGLTKAVLSLHTQKEEQAFLSRFRDLSRLRGLDSSSAAPSAPGERGCHHGPAPLGRRHHCRSKAKRSRHHQTPRAEAPCYVSHPSSVPPSGPWPPPPATTPFPAVVQPYPLPVFSPRGGSQSLPVPTPVSPTAFPSPLVTPVVALVLPNYLFPTPSGYPCGVPQVPAEGPPTPASHSPSPSLPPLPPSPMHRPDSPLFNSRCSSPLQLNLLQLEEPPRMEGAAAAGAPGSSAGPPPPSEEAAEPEARLVEVTESSNQDALSGSSDLLELLLQEDSRSGTGSAASGSLGSGLGSGSGSGSHEGGSTSASITRSSQSSHTSKYFGSIDSSEAEAGAAQARAEPGDQVIKYVLQDPIWLLMANADQHVMMTYQVPSRDMASVLKQDRERLRAMQKQQPRFSEDQRRELGAVHSWVRKGQLPRALDVMACVDCGSSTQDPGHSGEPLFSELDGLGLEPMEEGGGEGGNGGGGGGGEGEGIEETQAQVEAKVSSSQDSAMEEEEQGGNSFSPALPATENGTS, encoded by the exons ATGAGTGGTCCCCTGGAAGGGGCTGATGGGGGAGGAAACCCTAGGCCCGAAGAATCTTTTTGTTCTGGAGGAGCCCCGTCCCCTGGACCCCCACAGCATCGGCCTTGCCCGGGCCCCAGCCTGGCTGATGATACCGATGCCAACAGCAATGGCTCAAGCGGCAACGAGTCCAATGGACATGAGTCCAGGGGTGCATCTCAAAGGAGCTCGCATAGCTCCTCCTCTGGCAATGGCAAGGACTCAGCCCTGTTGGAGACCACTGAGAGCAGCAAGag CACAAACTCTCAGAGCCCATCCCCACCCAGCAGTTCCATTGCCTATAGCCTGCTGAGTGCCAGCTCCGAGCAAGATAACCCATCTACCAGTGGCTGCAG CAGTGAACAGTCAGCCAGAGCAAGAACCCAGAAGGAACTCATGACTGCCCTTCGGGAGCTCAAGCTTAGACTACCACCTGAGCGTCGGGGCAAGGGCCGCTCTGGGACTCTGGCCACTCTACAGTATGCACTGGCCTGTGTCAAGCAAGTGCAGG CTAACCAGGAGTACTACCAGCAGTGGAGCCTGGAGGAAGGTGAGCCTTGTGCCATGGACATGTCTACCTACACGTTGGAGGAGCTGGAGCACATCACATCTGAATACACGCTTCGCAACCAG GATACCTTCTCTGTGGCTGTCTCCTTCCTGACTGGCCGAATCGTCTACATTTCAGAGCAGGCAGGTGTCCTGCTGCGTTGCAAGCGGGATGTTTTCCGAGGTGCCCGCTTCTCAGAGCTCTTGGCTCCCCAGGATGTGGGTGTCTTCTATGGCTCCACTGCCCCATCTCGTCTGCCCACCTGGGGTCCTGGGGCCTCTGCAG GTTcaggtctcaaggactttacccAGGAGAAGTCTGTCTTCTGCCGTATCAG GGGTGGTCCTGATCGGGATCCAGGGCCTCGGTATCAGCCATTCCGCCTAACTCCATATGTGACCAAGATTCGGGTCTCAGATGGGGCCCCTGCGCAGCCATGCTGCCTGCTCATTGCAGAGCGTATTCACTCGGGTTATGAAG CTCCTCGGATCCCGCCTGATAAGAGGATCTTCACTACCAGGCACACACCTAGCTGCCTCTTCCAGGACGTGGATGAAAG GGCTGCCCCACTGCTGGGCTACCTGCCCCAGGACCTCCTGGGGGCCCCAGTGCTCCTGTTCCTCCATCCTGAGGACCGACCTCTCATGCTGGCCATCCACAAGAAGA TCCTGCAGCTGGCTGGGCAGCCCTTTGACCACTCCCCTATTCGCTTCTGTGCCCGCAATGGAGAATATGTCACCATGGACACCAGCTGGGCAGGCTTTGTGCATCCTTGGAGCCGTAAGGTGGCTTTTGTATTGGGCCGCCACAAAGTTCGCAC TGCCCCCCTGAATGAAGATGTGTTCACTCCCCCGGCCCCGAGCCCAGCTCTATCCCTGGACTCTGATATCCAGGAGCTCTCAGAGCAGATCCATCGTCTGCTATTGCAG CCTGTTCACAGCTCCAGCCCCACAGGGCTGTGTGGAGTTGGCCCTATGACATCCCCAGGCCCTCTCCACAGCCCTGGCTCCTCCAGTGATAGCAATGGAGGGGATGCCGAGGGGCCTGGACCTCCTGCTCCA GTAACTTTTCAGCAAATCTGTAAGGATGTCCATCTGGTGAAACATCAGGGACAGCAGCTCTTCATTGAGTCCCGGGCCCGGCCTCCACCCCGGCCTCGTCTCCCTG CTACAAACatattcaaggccaaggcccttcCAAGCCAGTCTCCTGACCCAGAGCTGGAAACAGCCCCTGCTCCCATCCAGTCCTCACTAGCCTTAGCCCCTGAGGAGGCCGAGAGGAAAGAAGCCTCCAGCTGTTCTTACCAGCAAATAAATTGTCTGGACAGCATCCTCAG GTACCTGGAAAGCTGCAACATCCCCAGCACGACCAAGCGTAAAtgtgcctcttcttcctcctacaCCGCCTCCTCAGCCTCTGACGATGACAAGCAGAGGACAGGTCCAGTCCCTGTGGGGGCCAAGAAAG ATCCTTCGTCGGCAGTGCTGTCTGGGGAGGGGGCCACTCCTCGGAAGGAGCCAGTGGTGGGAGGCACCCTGAGCCCGCTCACCCTGGCCAATAAGGCGGAGAGCGTGGTGTCCGTCACCAGTCAGTGTAGCTTCAGCTCCACCATCGTGCATGTAGGAGACAAGAAGCCCCCGGAGTCGG ATATTGTTATGATGGAAGAACTGCCTAgtctagccccaggaccagcccccagcccagcccccagccccactgTCATCCCCGACCCAGCTCCAGATGCCTACCGCCCGGTGGGCCTGACGAAGGCTGTACTGTCCCTGCAcacacagaaggaggaacaagCCTTTCTTAGCCGGTTCCGAGACCTCAGCAGGCTTCGTGGACTCGACAGCTCTTCTGCAGCCCCCTCAGCCCCTGGGGAGCGAG GCTGCCACCATGGCCCCGCACCCCTTGGCCGCCGACACCACTGCCGATCCAAAGCCAAGCGCTCACGCCACCATCAGACCCCCCGGGCTGAAGCCCCTTGCTATGTCTCCCACCCCTCATCTGTGCCCCCTTCTGGCCCCTGGCCCCCTCCACCAGCCACTACTCCCTTCCCAGCAGTGGTCCAGCCCTACCCTCTGCCAGTGTTCTCTCCTCGAGGAGGCTCTCAATCTCTCCCAGTCCCCACCCCTGTATCCCCGactgctttcccttccccactcGTGACCCCAGTGGTAGCCTTGGTACTCCCGAACTACCTATTCCCGACCCCATCTGGCTATCCCTGTGGGGTACCCCAGGTCCCTGCTGAGGGGCCCCCTACTCCTGCCTCCCACTCACCCTCCCCATCGCTGCCCCCACTACCCCCCAGTCCCATGCACCGCCCAGATTCCCCACTGTTCAATTCAAGATGCAGCTCCCCACTCCAGCTCAACTTGCTGCAGCTTGAGGAGCCCCCCCGTATGGAGGGGGCTGCTGCTGCAGGGGCCCCTGGGAGCAGTGCTGGGCCCCCGCCTCCCAGTGAGGAGGCCGCTGAGCCAGAGGCCAGACTG GTGGAGGTAACTGAGTCCTCCAATCAGGATGCGCTCTCTGGCTCCAGTGATctgctggagctgctgctgcAAGAGGACTCCAGATCTGGCACAGGCTCCGCAGCCTCAGGCTCTCTGGGCTCCGGCTTGGGCTCCGGGTCTGGTTCTGGCTCCCATGAAGGGGGCAGTACCTCAGCCAGCATCACTC GCAGCAGTCAAAGCAGCCATACAAGCAAGTACTTCGGCAGCATTGACTCTTCGGAGGCTGAGGCTGGCGCTGCTCAGGCCAGGGCTGAGCCTGGAGACCAAGTCATTAAGTATGTGCTCCAGGATCCCATCTGGCTGCTCATGGCCAATGCTGACCAGCATGTCATGATGACCTACCAGGTGCCCTCCAG GGACATGGCCTCTGTGCTGAAGCAGGACCGGGAGCGGCTTCGGGCCATGCAGAAACAACAGCCTCGGTTCTCAGAGGACCAGCGGCGCGAACTGGGTGCCGTGCATTCCTGGGTTCGGAAAGGCCAGCTGCCTCGAGCTCTTGATGTGATG gcctgtgtggactgtggtagcagcacccaagaccctgggCACTCTGGCGAACCACTCTTCTCTGAGCTTGATGGACTGGGGCTGGAGCCCATGGAGGAGGGTGGAGGCGAGGGGggtaatgggggtgggggtgggggtggtgagggTGAGGGCATCGAGGAGACTCAGGCCCAAGTTGAGGCCAAGGTCTCAAGTTCTCAGGACTCTGCCATGGAGGAAGAAGAACAAGGTGGGAACTCATTCAGTCCAGCCTTACCTGCTACAGAAAATGGTACCAGCTAG